A window from Flavobacterium sp. 83 encodes these proteins:
- a CDS encoding helix-turn-helix domain-containing protein, which translates to MKKNLLNYKGLYGDNNHRDFGDFVHHELLQTRSKLYNWEINVHLHTDLFQIFIISSGEGILIQDNKRINLKAPCILLIPTNTFHGFEFQSDVIGEVFTVSEQFIETIFKNTPLILLELNKAKQYSFNLNNPDLNDFIYLKNKIIKTISESNPYKQISLQSLFQLFFIGLHNQNNTFEDPKELSNNRTLGYFHSFQKLIKKTLPESKLIKEYSNELRITPVHLNRICQTLVQKTALQVVHEYCITEAKKYLLYSSYSISEISYLLNFKDPAYFSRLFKKQTGLSPNVFRSHTSQNNSN; encoded by the coding sequence ATGAAAAAAAATCTTCTCAATTACAAAGGACTCTATGGTGACAATAATCATCGAGATTTTGGTGACTTTGTGCACCATGAATTATTACAAACCCGAAGTAAATTGTATAATTGGGAAATTAACGTTCACTTACACACGGATCTGTTTCAAATTTTCATCATTTCTTCTGGTGAAGGCATCTTAATTCAAGATAACAAAAGAATAAATTTGAAAGCTCCGTGTATTCTTTTAATCCCTACAAATACCTTTCATGGCTTTGAATTTCAGTCAGATGTAATTGGAGAAGTGTTTACAGTTTCAGAACAATTCATCGAAACTATTTTTAAAAACACACCACTTATTTTATTGGAATTAAATAAAGCTAAACAATACAGTTTTAATTTGAACAACCCTGATTTAAATGATTTTATCTACCTTAAAAATAAGATAATAAAAACAATTTCCGAAAGTAATCCTTATAAACAAATTAGCCTTCAATCACTATTCCAATTATTCTTTATAGGACTACACAATCAAAACAATACATTTGAAGACCCAAAAGAACTATCCAATAATAGAACATTAGGTTATTTCCACTCTTTTCAAAAACTGATAAAAAAAACATTACCCGAATCTAAACTCATAAAAGAGTATTCAAATGAACTGCGGATTACTCCCGTTCATTTGAACCGAATCTGCCAGACATTAGTACAAAAAACAGCATTACAAGTTGTGCACGAATATTGCATTACCGAAGCCAAAAAATACTTGCTATACTCCTCCTATTCCATCTCTGAAATTTCATATTTACTAAATTTTAAAGATCCTGCTTATTTTTCCCGTTTGTTTAAAAAACAAACCGGTCTTTCCCCTAATGTTTTTAGAAGCCATACCAGCCAAAACAACAGTAATTAG
- a CDS encoding antibiotic biosynthesis monooxygenase — MILEIATFDIKEQSQAAFIDAFQEAKLVVSKSKGFIGLEFQHCIEISTKFVVLIQWETLEDHTIGFRESPLFTQWRAILSPHFQNPPIAEHFQTINKI, encoded by the coding sequence ATGATATTAGAAATAGCAACATTTGACATAAAAGAACAATCACAAGCTGCTTTTATAGATGCCTTTCAGGAAGCCAAATTAGTGGTATCAAAATCAAAAGGATTTATTGGATTGGAATTCCAACATTGCATCGAAATTTCGACCAAATTTGTGGTATTAATACAATGGGAAACACTCGAAGACCATACTATTGGCTTCAGGGAATCCCCTTTATTTACCCAATGGAGAGCTATTTTGTCTCCCCATTTTCAAAACCCACCTATTGCAGAACATTTTCAAACCATCAATAAAATATAA
- the pcaH gene encoding protocatechuate 3,4-dioxygenase subunit beta, with translation MSDFTESSFDIEVQPSLLYPEYASTILRAPSMPLIVLKKSLAEKTGPLFEDFKLGAFDHDLTKNSIQNGEPIGERIVVHGKVMNEKGQPMPHTMIEIWQANAAGRYVHKVDQHDAPLDPNFLGTGRCMTDSEGNYRFYTIKPGAYPWGNHPNAWRPNHIHFSLFGNEISSRLVTQMYFPGDPLLQYDPIYQAVKAKGRELLISKFDLDITEPNFALGYRFDIVLRGNQATPFENR, from the coding sequence ATGAGTGATTTTACAGAAAGCTCCTTTGATATAGAAGTGCAACCATCATTATTGTATCCAGAATATGCATCCACAATTTTACGTGCGCCAAGTATGCCTTTAATTGTTTTGAAAAAATCGTTGGCAGAAAAAACAGGGCCACTTTTTGAGGATTTTAAATTGGGTGCTTTTGATCATGATTTGACTAAAAATTCAATCCAAAACGGAGAACCAATAGGTGAACGTATTGTAGTTCATGGAAAAGTGATGAATGAAAAAGGACAACCTATGCCTCATACGATGATTGAAATTTGGCAAGCCAATGCAGCAGGTCGGTATGTACATAAGGTTGACCAACATGACGCTCCTTTGGATCCAAACTTCTTAGGAACTGGACGCTGTATGACAGATTCCGAAGGGAATTATAGATTTTATACCATAAAACCGGGAGCGTATCCATGGGGAAATCATCCTAATGCATGGCGTCCCAATCACATTCATTTTTCGTTATTTGGTAATGAAATTTCCAGTCGATTAGTTACACAAATGTATTTTCCTGGCGATCCGTTGTTGCAGTATGACCCTATTTATCAAGCCGTAAAAGCGAAAGGTCGAGAACTGTTGATTTCTAAATTTGACTTAGATATAACTGAACCTAACTTCGCGTTGGGTTATCGTTTTGATATCGTTTTAAGAGGAAATCAGGCAACACCATTTGAAAACAGATAA
- a CDS encoding SDR family NAD(P)-dependent oxidoreductase: protein MRKTVLVTGGSGEIGSAICRKFAENDFDVIISYNSNLQRAESFIASLPEGNHAFFHAPTTDSEKVKAFKVFVEEKYGKLDVLVNNAGVTTPVPHDDLDGLTDDWIDRIMQTNFRGSFAMVRAFKDLLQKSTEATGLIVNISSIAGIFGTGSNVAYCASKAALDSMTRSLARALAPKIRVVSVSPGFVEGEYTATMNPDFLKIQKDHTPLARFALGEDVANAVFSVATQLTFSTGNIITVDGGRLLK from the coding sequence ATGCGTAAAACGGTTCTAGTTACAGGTGGTTCTGGCGAAATAGGTTCGGCGATTTGCCGAAAATTTGCTGAAAACGATTTTGATGTCATCATTAGTTACAACTCAAATTTACAAAGAGCCGAATCATTTATAGCGAGCTTACCAGAAGGAAATCATGCTTTTTTTCATGCTCCTACAACAGATTCTGAAAAAGTAAAAGCCTTTAAAGTATTTGTTGAAGAGAAATATGGTAAACTAGATGTACTTGTGAATAATGCAGGCGTTACTACTCCAGTTCCACATGATGATCTTGATGGATTGACAGACGATTGGATTGATAGAATCATGCAAACTAATTTTAGAGGATCCTTTGCAATGGTAAGAGCGTTTAAAGATTTATTGCAAAAATCAACAGAAGCCACTGGACTAATCGTAAATATTTCCTCTATTGCGGGAATTTTTGGCACAGGAAGTAATGTTGCCTATTGCGCCTCAAAAGCTGCTTTGGATTCTATGACGCGTTCTTTAGCAAGAGCTTTGGCACCAAAAATAAGAGTAGTTTCTGTATCTCCAGGATTCGTCGAAGGAGAATATACTGCTACAATGAACCCCGATTTTTTGAAAATTCAAAAAGACCATACACCTTTAGCGAGATTTGCTTTGGGAGAAGATGTGGCGAATGCCGTTTTTTCGGTAGCAACTCAACTAACATTCTCGACAGGCAATATTATAACTGTTGATGGAGGAAGACTTTTAAAATAA
- the pcaG gene encoding protocatechuate 3,4-dioxygenase subunit alpha codes for MDTNMLQTPSQTVGPYFAYGLTPKQYCYDFINLVDNRIVNLGKLSDIITIKGKIFDGENNPIPDAMIELWQNDGVNQFFGRFGTGTDAENQFIFETIKPKSVDGHAPYVTLIIFMRGQLIHSYTRVYFSDEEVLNEQDSVLNTIDSERRNTIIAQKKEGFYELDIHMQGEKETVFFAI; via the coding sequence ATGGACACAAATATGCTACAAACACCTTCGCAAACCGTTGGTCCTTATTTTGCTTATGGACTTACACCTAAGCAATACTGCTATGATTTTATAAATTTAGTGGATAACCGTATCGTAAATCTTGGTAAACTTTCGGATATTATAACGATAAAAGGGAAAATTTTTGATGGAGAAAATAATCCAATTCCTGATGCCATGATAGAACTTTGGCAAAATGACGGAGTGAATCAATTTTTTGGTAGATTTGGTACAGGAACAGATGCTGAAAATCAATTTATTTTTGAAACGATAAAACCAAAATCAGTTGATGGGCACGCTCCTTACGTTACCCTTATTATATTTATGAGAGGACAATTAATCCATTCGTATACAAGGGTTTATTTTTCGGATGAAGAAGTGTTAAATGAACAGGATTCTGTTTTAAATACGATTGATTCAGAAAGAAGAAATACCATTATTGCCCAGAAAAAGGAAGGATTTTACGAGTTAGATATTCATATGCAAGGGGAGAAGGAGACTGTTTTCTTTGCTATTTAA
- a CDS encoding AraC family transcriptional regulator, whose protein sequence is MTTKEYIPTLIPSEMNNFHSHTTSWRPFMSSHSHQEYHINRLEDISNKSSFQVLPHRKTVHDFIFLKKGISKRSKGLNKYEFGPSSIFFLPAHQITQHEMISDDAEGFYLHFDEKIFDYLPKNYLSEQFPIFQFQSNPVIQMSESTLNNIEFILNRILELYKEENTANKKLVSYNLLVIFEEIKKEIPFQIKKTKNSFFEITERYKNALGQHIYKYQNISDYAKILNITPNYLNKCVKTCTDKTAQDLLKEMLVLEAKTLLKYSDLHISEIAIKLCDQNPSNFARFFKKQTGQTPMEYLQMC, encoded by the coding sequence ATGACTACTAAAGAGTACATCCCAACGCTGATACCTTCAGAAATGAATAACTTTCATTCTCATACCACGAGTTGGAGACCTTTTATGTCTAGTCATTCGCATCAAGAATACCATATTAACCGATTAGAAGATATATCGAATAAATCTAGTTTTCAGGTTTTACCACATCGTAAAACAGTACATGATTTTATATTCCTGAAAAAAGGAATTTCAAAAAGAAGTAAAGGACTAAACAAATATGAGTTTGGTCCTTCTTCTATATTTTTTTTACCGGCACATCAAATTACTCAACACGAAATGATCAGTGATGACGCAGAAGGTTTTTATCTTCATTTCGATGAAAAAATATTTGATTATTTACCTAAAAATTACCTTAGCGAACAATTTCCTATCTTTCAATTTCAGTCGAATCCCGTGATTCAGATGTCTGAAAGCACACTAAATAACATAGAGTTTATTTTGAATAGAATACTTGAATTATACAAAGAAGAAAATACTGCTAATAAAAAACTTGTTTCTTACAATTTATTGGTGATTTTTGAAGAGATAAAAAAAGAAATTCCATTTCAAATCAAAAAAACAAAAAACTCCTTTTTTGAGATTACTGAACGCTATAAAAATGCATTAGGACAACACATTTATAAATATCAAAACATTTCAGATTACGCTAAAATACTGAACATTACTCCAAATTATCTGAATAAATGTGTCAAAACCTGTACCGATAAAACTGCCCAAGATTTATTGAAAGAAATGTTGGTTTTGGAAGCCAAAACCCTGCTGAAGTATTCAGATCTACACATCTCCGAAATCGCTATAAAACTCTGCGATCAAAACCCAAGCAACTTTGCTCGTTTCTTTAAAAAACAAACTGGTCAAACACCAATGGAATATCTACAAATGTGTTGA
- a CDS encoding TonB-dependent receptor has protein sequence MKTTHFIRILILVVGFSFSATSLAQEGKIQGKVTNSKGLGLAGSSIVIVENNKSNSTDANGDFTINNLANGSYQILVSYVGFTTRKVSVKVPQTSKLTIVLQDDQAALDEVVVTGVFDKRSALNSSIAISSVSAVQIQKMAPTSAAELLKNVPGIFVNNSLGEIRNTVYSRGVTTGNNDGRWGYDYVSMQEDGLPVTNAMFANFGPDMFLRADATLDKLEAVRGGTASITGANAPGGVFNYISKTGGKTFAGEIRTRLGLEGNGKNPYYRADFNLGGPLAKNLTYNIGGFYRKSDGSQYPGYASNFGGQLKGNLMYKYETGSLKLLVKSLNDHNLTAEGIPTNSYTDMKPSIGFSNTSSVLPPAISLTTYVPTRGDVNYKSSDLWHSKDNSVGLNWEQKLGNGWKLTNNARFSSMSEEAFTPLSTVSPIAMDNIVTYFILGALHPPTQIIPGTYTVSQGGQPIMTIKSFSGFDYHVTSNTAPGSALSPNSLFFTPLIYNYSKVNEFRDQFNFNKKMGKHTFNIGGFFDNSSLSRVSGSMGVSLNTIQNHPQTVDISVTNPGNVTYQVTNPNGIVNVGADQGYTIINSKQSQKAVYFAHTWEINDNLTFDWGARYENVRIHGTNNAPSLVTSTTGGVDGNPLTLYDNSSAALGSPFSYDKTLSYLSYSGALNYKVSDQTALYFRYSNGKKAPGYNIYNDVSTAFGASSLDPQVQIIQQYEVGYKSKIENATFTITPFYSLLSHIPNSVTFTNDATGLLYNPPALYNNIRTFGIELESSIKLSNNFNIRGVITAQDAKATKYNAWIHQTDNSHTTAGTDVMIDNSGNKAANVPNFMVNITPEYTNNSFYANVTWSYMGARQANFANAFELPAFSQFNLAMGYDITAKLRVSANVNNVLNSYGVMGWVGPGSFPFNLNLEGVTKADVAANPTAFHQAIAIPARAYFLTLAYKF, from the coding sequence ATGAAAACAACGCATTTTATTAGGATTTTAATCCTTGTTGTCGGATTTAGTTTCTCTGCTACTTCTTTAGCTCAGGAAGGTAAAATTCAGGGAAAAGTAACCAATTCTAAAGGCTTAGGTCTAGCAGGTTCCTCAATCGTTATAGTAGAAAATAACAAAAGCAACAGCACAGATGCGAATGGGGATTTCACTATAAATAATCTTGCAAATGGAAGCTATCAAATTCTTGTATCGTATGTTGGTTTTACAACCCGAAAAGTATCAGTAAAAGTACCTCAAACAAGCAAACTAACTATTGTATTACAAGATGACCAAGCTGCTTTAGACGAAGTCGTAGTAACTGGGGTGTTTGATAAACGATCAGCACTTAATTCTTCTATTGCAATTTCTTCAGTTAGTGCAGTTCAAATTCAAAAAATGGCACCAACAAGCGCTGCAGAATTATTGAAAAATGTTCCTGGTATTTTTGTAAATAACTCCCTAGGTGAAATTAGAAATACCGTTTATTCTCGCGGAGTTACTACAGGTAATAATGACGGAAGATGGGGATATGATTATGTTTCTATGCAGGAAGACGGACTTCCAGTGACCAATGCTATGTTTGCAAATTTTGGTCCAGATATGTTTTTAAGGGCTGACGCAACTCTTGATAAATTAGAAGCCGTACGTGGTGGAACAGCTTCTATTACTGGTGCAAATGCTCCTGGAGGTGTTTTTAATTATATTTCGAAAACAGGTGGTAAAACTTTTGCAGGAGAAATTAGAACAAGGCTGGGTCTCGAAGGAAATGGAAAAAATCCATATTACAGAGCAGATTTTAATCTTGGAGGACCACTTGCTAAAAACTTAACTTATAATATTGGAGGTTTTTATAGAAAATCAGATGGGTCTCAATATCCAGGTTACGCTTCTAACTTTGGCGGACAACTAAAAGGAAATTTAATGTATAAATACGAAACAGGTTCATTGAAGTTGTTAGTAAAAAGTTTGAATGACCATAATTTAACAGCCGAAGGAATCCCTACAAATAGCTACACCGACATGAAACCATCGATTGGATTTTCTAATACATCTTCGGTATTGCCTCCTGCAATTTCTTTAACAACTTATGTCCCTACTAGAGGTGATGTTAACTATAAATCATCTGATTTATGGCATTCTAAAGATAATTCAGTTGGTTTGAACTGGGAACAAAAATTAGGGAATGGCTGGAAATTAACGAACAACGCTCGTTTTTCTTCTATGTCAGAGGAAGCATTTACCCCTTTAAGTACCGTTTCACCTATTGCAATGGACAATATTGTTACCTATTTCATTTTAGGAGCTTTGCATCCGCCAACACAAATCATACCAGGTACATATACTGTTTCGCAAGGAGGCCAACCAATTATGACTATTAAATCCTTTAGCGGATTTGATTATCATGTTACCAGTAACACAGCTCCAGGAAGTGCACTTTCGCCAAATTCATTGTTCTTCACTCCTTTAATTTACAACTACAGTAAAGTAAATGAATTTAGAGATCAATTTAATTTTAATAAAAAAATGGGGAAACATACCTTCAATATTGGTGGTTTCTTTGATAATTCCTCATTATCCAGAGTTTCTGGATCAATGGGAGTTTCTTTAAACACGATTCAAAACCACCCGCAAACTGTTGACATATCCGTAACTAATCCCGGAAACGTTACGTATCAAGTTACCAATCCAAACGGAATTGTTAACGTTGGTGCAGATCAAGGGTATACGATTATTAATTCAAAACAAAGTCAGAAAGCAGTCTATTTTGCTCATACTTGGGAAATCAATGATAATCTGACATTTGATTGGGGAGCGCGATACGAAAATGTTCGCATTCATGGAACCAACAATGCGCCTTCATTAGTTACTTCGACCACAGGTGGCGTGGACGGAAATCCGTTAACATTGTATGATAACAGTTCAGCTGCATTGGGAAGTCCTTTTTCCTATGACAAAACCTTAAGCTATCTTTCTTACTCAGGGGCTTTAAATTATAAAGTTTCGGATCAAACTGCCTTATATTTTCGTTATTCCAATGGTAAAAAAGCACCTGGATATAACATTTATAATGATGTTAGCACTGCGTTTGGAGCCAGTAGTTTAGATCCACAAGTACAAATAATCCAACAATATGAAGTGGGTTATAAATCAAAAATAGAGAACGCTACTTTTACCATTACTCCATTTTACAGTTTGTTATCTCATATTCCTAATAGCGTAACTTTTACAAATGATGCAACAGGCTTATTATACAATCCACCAGCATTATATAATAACATCAGAACCTTTGGTATCGAATTAGAGAGTTCTATTAAGTTATCTAATAATTTTAATATTAGAGGAGTTATTACTGCCCAAGATGCAAAAGCGACAAAATACAATGCTTGGATTCACCAGACTGACAATTCTCATACTACAGCCGGAACGGATGTAATGATTGATAATTCTGGAAATAAGGCGGCAAACGTACCTAATTTTATGGTAAATATCACTCCTGAATATACTAACAATAGTTTTTATGCTAATGTAACTTGGTCTTACATGGGAGCCAGACAAGCTAATTTTGCCAATGCTTTTGAATTACCGGCCTTTAGTCAATTTAACCTTGCAATGGGTTATGATATTACCGCTAAATTAAGAGTAAGTGCTAATGTAAATAATGTATTAAATTCTTATGGCGTTATGGGTTGGGTAGGTCCAGGTTCATTTCCTTTTAACTTAAATTTAGAGGGAGTTACCAAAGCTGATGTTGCTGCAAATCCTACTGCATTTCATCAAGCGATTGCAATTCCGGCAAGGGCTTACTTCTTGACACTTGCCTATAAATTTTAA
- a CDS encoding cyclase family protein: MKIIDLSVTISEEIKEPLPTTIIYEDHKEGAKKMGGKLFEGLTDVFIEGNGPAGEFLSVTSHCGTHVDAPYHYYPTCEGKPSRTIDEMPLDWFFHDGVVLDFTDKPDGYMFEPEDLIEKLAAINYTLKPFDIVLIRCDADKRIHDADFVRIHVGASAKATHWLIDQGIKVMGTDGWGWDIPLHIQAEDFRNNPRPGIIWQAHYVGIEKEYCQIEKLANLEALPPFGFKVACFPAKIKGASAGWTRAVAIIE; encoded by the coding sequence ATGAAAATAATAGATCTTTCCGTTACGATTTCAGAGGAAATTAAGGAGCCGTTACCAACTACAATTATCTATGAAGACCACAAAGAAGGAGCAAAAAAAATGGGTGGAAAACTTTTTGAAGGATTAACTGATGTCTTCATCGAAGGTAATGGTCCTGCGGGAGAATTTCTTTCTGTAACTAGCCACTGTGGAACCCACGTTGATGCTCCCTATCATTATTACCCAACTTGCGAAGGAAAACCTTCCCGCACCATTGATGAAATGCCATTGGATTGGTTTTTCCACGATGGAGTTGTTCTTGATTTTACAGATAAACCAGACGGCTACATGTTTGAGCCAGAAGATTTAATCGAAAAATTAGCTGCAATAAACTATACGTTAAAACCTTTTGATATAGTACTTATTCGTTGTGATGCTGATAAACGCATTCATGATGCTGATTTTGTGCGCATTCATGTTGGCGCTTCCGCAAAAGCAACGCACTGGCTGATTGATCAAGGAATCAAAGTAATGGGAACTGACGGCTGGGGATGGGATATCCCATTGCATATTCAAGCCGAAGATTTCAGAAACAATCCACGTCCGGGAATTATCTGGCAAGCTCATTATGTTGGAATTGAAAAAGAATATTGCCAAATCGAAAAATTAGCAAATTTAGAAGCTTTACCGCCATTTGGTTTCAAAGTAGCTTGCTTTCCTGCAAAAATCAAAGGAGCTAGTGCGGGTTGGACAAGAGCAGTTGCGATAATTGAATAA
- the hisD gene encoding histidinol dehydrogenase: MKRVIKEGIALFEAESNDKKVREIVENVLEEVKNGGDAAVRSLSEKFDKWSPASFLLSKETIEEIISGVPEQVIEDIRFAQTQVRNFAQHQKNSMHDIEVETLPGVFLGHRNVPVNSVGCYIPGGRYPMVASAHMSVLTAKVAGVKRVIACTPPINGQIPAATVAAMYMAGADEIYLLGGIQAIAAMGIGTETIESVDMIVGPGNSYVAEAKRQLFGKIGIDLLAGPTETLVIADETSDAEICAVDLLGQAEHGPTSPSILLTNSEKLAYETLAEVERQLKTLPTADVASISWRDYGQIILVDTIDEMVAEADRIASEHVQVMTADPRYFLKHMTNFGALFLGKYTNVAYGDKVIGTNHTLPTKHGAKYTGGLWVGKFMKTCSYQEIRTPEASAMIGEYCSRLCAIENFWGHKEQADIRVRRYGAIVSQE; encoded by the coding sequence ATGAAAAGAGTAATTAAAGAAGGAATCGCATTATTTGAAGCAGAATCTAATGACAAAAAAGTTAGAGAAATCGTTGAAAACGTATTAGAAGAAGTAAAAAATGGCGGTGATGCTGCTGTTCGATCTTTATCTGAAAAATTTGATAAATGGTCACCTGCAAGTTTTCTACTTTCAAAAGAAACAATCGAAGAAATTATCAGTGGTGTTCCTGAGCAAGTTATAGAAGATATTCGATTTGCACAAACGCAGGTTAGAAATTTTGCGCAACATCAAAAAAACTCCATGCATGACATTGAAGTGGAGACACTTCCAGGCGTTTTTCTTGGACATAGAAATGTACCCGTAAACAGCGTAGGTTGTTACATTCCGGGAGGTCGTTACCCAATGGTCGCTTCAGCACACATGAGTGTACTTACAGCAAAAGTAGCTGGAGTAAAACGCGTTATTGCCTGCACACCACCTATTAATGGACAAATTCCTGCCGCAACGGTTGCCGCAATGTATATGGCTGGCGCCGATGAAATTTATTTATTGGGAGGTATTCAAGCCATTGCCGCTATGGGAATTGGAACCGAAACCATCGAATCTGTAGATATGATTGTTGGTCCCGGAAACTCTTATGTAGCCGAAGCCAAAAGACAATTATTCGGAAAAATTGGAATCGATTTATTGGCAGGTCCAACAGAAACTTTGGTAATTGCTGATGAAACTTCTGATGCAGAGATTTGCGCAGTAGATTTACTAGGACAAGCAGAACATGGGCCAACATCCCCTTCTATTTTATTGACCAATTCAGAGAAACTAGCTTACGAAACTTTGGCAGAAGTAGAAAGACAACTAAAAACGTTACCAACAGCAGATGTAGCCAGCATTTCTTGGAGAGATTATGGACAAATTATCCTAGTTGACACTATTGATGAAATGGTAGCCGAAGCAGACAGAATTGCAAGTGAACACGTTCAGGTAATGACAGCAGACCCAAGATACTTCTTGAAACACATGACTAATTTTGGCGCCCTATTTTTAGGTAAATACACCAATGTGGCTTATGGTGACAAAGTAATTGGAACCAATCATACCTTGCCAACAAAGCACGGAGCAAAATACACCGGCGGATTATGGGTTGGTAAATTCATGAAAACTTGTTCGTATCAAGAAATTAGAACTCCTGAAGCCAGTGCTATGATTGGTGAATATTGCTCTCGTTTGTGTGCTATAGAAAATTTCTGGGGACACAAAGAACAAGCTGATATTCGAGTGAGAAGATATGGTGCTATAGTTTCACAAGAGTAA
- a CDS encoding MFS transporter, translating into MKNKLFTYENKLLILMSITFGLVFVDRMALTYLSPFLIKDLGLNNAQLGMLVSGLSFTWAISGYISTSWAEKHNKKKAVFVGAVVLFSLSSISSALATTFTVLLVTRLLMGLSEGPTLPLIQSFIAKESSKNRIGFNMGFLQSFGSTLFGFMIAPIVLVLLAEKFGWRSTFLIAGIPGLIIALVNWKFLRKNTVENVQKLEDKSLIFKELWAYKNIRVGVLISCCMMTWLNCSIAFLPKFFIEIQHLTEGQIGAIMGLMGLSSLISGIVVPTLSDKYGRKPFVMIFAFVGIFYPMAILFMQNSGLQIPSMFIAYFFFGTFPIVLSAIPSEIIPMHSTGKAIGMLGGAGEIVGGMIAPLVAGILADKYGISIPFYIAGFAALVAGIASFMLIETKVKTNTNTITNPIYNDTKKIQSETFR; encoded by the coding sequence ATGAAAAACAAACTTTTTACCTACGAAAATAAACTTTTAATCTTGATGAGCATCACCTTTGGATTGGTGTTTGTTGATCGAATGGCATTAACTTATCTTTCCCCTTTTTTAATAAAAGACTTAGGATTAAACAATGCTCAACTCGGAATGTTAGTTTCTGGATTATCCTTCACTTGGGCAATATCAGGATATATTTCAACTTCATGGGCTGAAAAGCATAATAAGAAAAAAGCAGTATTTGTTGGAGCTGTTGTTTTATTTTCACTTTCCTCTATCAGTTCAGCATTAGCAACTACTTTTACGGTATTGCTTGTAACACGTTTGCTGATGGGACTATCAGAAGGGCCAACTTTACCTTTAATTCAATCCTTTATAGCTAAAGAATCTTCAAAAAATCGCATTGGATTTAACATGGGATTTCTACAAAGTTTTGGTTCAACCCTATTCGGTTTCATGATTGCTCCAATTGTATTGGTATTATTAGCCGAAAAATTTGGATGGCGTTCTACATTTTTAATTGCAGGTATTCCAGGATTAATTATAGCCCTTGTCAATTGGAAATTTTTACGAAAAAACACCGTTGAAAACGTACAAAAATTAGAAGATAAAAGTTTAATTTTTAAAGAATTATGGGCCTACAAAAACATTCGAGTAGGCGTCTTAATTAGTTGTTGTATGATGACTTGGCTTAATTGCAGTATTGCGTTTTTACCAAAATTTTTCATTGAAATCCAACACCTTACCGAAGGGCAAATTGGAGCTATTATGGGATTAATGGGATTGTCATCTCTGATTTCAGGAATTGTTGTCCCAACATTATCTGATAAATATGGTCGTAAACCTTTTGTAATGATTTTTGCTTTTGTTGGCATTTTCTATCCAATGGCAATCCTTTTCATGCAAAATTCTGGTCTCCAAATTCCAAGTATGTTTATTGCTTATTTCTTCTTTGGTACTTTTCCAATTGTTTTATCTGCTATCCCTTCCGAAATAATACCTATGCATTCAACAGGTAAAGCCATAGGAATGTTAGGTGGTGCAGGAGAAATTGTTGGTGGTATGATTGCTCCATTGGTTGCAGGAATATTAGCCGATAAATATGGTATTTCTATTCCATTTTACATAGCAGGTTTTGCCGCATTAGTAGCAGGAATAGCTTCTTTTATGTTGATTGAAACAAAAGTAAAAACAAATACAAATACAATTACAAACCCAATATATAATGATACAAAAAAAATACAATCAGAGACTTTTAGGTAA